The stretch of DNA TCCGGCCAACTGTCAGACCGCAGCccggggtggggaggggacattTCTGCAACACTTCCCCAGCAGCCGAGgccaccccctcccctgcccGCCCGCAGAGGACAGGATGTAACCGGGAACAGCAtcctgggcagagggaacagcccaGACGGAGACCAGGAGGTGGGATCTGAAAGTCAATAGCGCCAGGGCTGACAGCCGGGTGGGGGCAGTGGAAGGCCCCCCACAGCCTCagaggccaggctggggtgcggggCAGTGGGGAGCCCTGTGAGATGGGGAGAGAGGGGCAGAGCTGGCCCGCCGTAGGGGAGCGCACAGAACGCGGTGGCGGCTGTCCCTGGAGAAGGTGCAAGTGGGGTCTGTGGTTTCACTTCCCCGGGAACCACCTCCCCTCCTGCGGCAGCATCTGAGGAGCCCCCAGCGGCCCCCTGCCCCATCCCAGGGCCCCCGAATGTGGAGCGTGGGCGAGGACCCTCCCGGCTCTGCCGCGCCTCGCTGTGTGACTGCGGGCAAATCCCCACCCTCTCCGTGCTCCGGCGAAGAAAGAAAAGTGGCTCCCACATCCCGCCTGCTAACAGCCGCGCCTGCtggatttttctttgaaaaaatggaaTCGGCTCgttttcccccttcccccttcctcacTGCCTCGATGCATTTATTTAGAAAAGACGTTTTAGATAAAATCACCATAAATGGAAAAATCAAGAATGGAAAAAACCCGAGGAAAAGCAGACGCGGGGTGAAATTCCGGCTGAACTGCGTGCCTGTCaaaactgtctttttctttggagacagggtctcacactgttgcccaggctggagcgcagtggtgcaatcccagctcactgcagcctggaacgaGCTCCTggggtgatcctccctcctcggcctcccaaagtgctaggatcacaggtgtgagccaccctgcccggccccaAAGATGTTCTTGCTGCAAGGATTGAGTGTATTTTATGTGGGATCCCCGATCCCATTTCCCTTAGGGAAAATGGGCCCAGAAAGAGTAGGGGCTCCATCCAGGGTCACGCAGCAGCTCGAGGCTGGGAGCAGAGGTCCACAGAGCCGCTGCTGGGTCCCCCTGGCCTCCCCCAATCCCCTGAGAAGgggcaggaggggaaggagacGACATTTTTCTTATGAACTTCCCTTGAGTGGGTCCCATgccccacttttttttctttgaggcagggtccagctccgtcacccaggctggagggccgtggtgtgatcatagctcactgcagcctctgcctcctgggctcaagtgattctcccacctcagcctcctgagtagctgggaccactggcgtgcaccaccatgcctggttaatttttattttatttatttatttttgagatggagtctcactctgttgtccaggctggagtgcagtggtgcaatcttggctgactgcaacctccgcctcccgggttcaagcaattctcctgcctcaggctcccaagtagctggtactacaggcgtgaaccaccacacctggctaatttttgtattattattattatttttagtagagttggggtttcagcatgttggccaggctggtctcgaactcctgacctcaggtgacctgcccgcctcagcctcccaaaatgctgggattacaggcgtgagccaccgcgcccggccagggcaCAGAGTTTAAAATGATGCAAAGgctgggcacatgcctgtaatcccagcacttggagaggctgaggtgggtggatcacttgagcccaggagtttggtaccatcctgggcaacacagtgagaccccatctctacaaaaaataaaacgtgagcctggcacagtggcgtgtgcctgtggtcccagctactcagaaggctgaggtggggggattgcttgagtccaggaggtcgaggctgcagggagctatgatcataACACtgatctccagcctgggcaacagagtgagaccctatcacaaaaataaatcaataataaataataaaacaatgcaaaaacagacaaacatgtACCTCAGTAATCAAGATAAACATCATTTTACTGAATGTTTCACAAAACCTAACCCGCAAACTATGGGCCGAGCCTCTGTTtttgtcaataaagttttattggaacccgGGTGGAGGAGCAGGGTAAGGCAAAGAGAAGCAGGGTTAAACAAGTGCAGATCagatcctgtctttatttaaaatattgataggccagctgtggtggctcatgcctgtaatcccagccctttgggaggctgaggctggtggatcacctgaggtcaggagtttgagaccagcctggccaacatgctgaaaccccatctctactaaaaatacaaaaaaaaaaaaaaaaaattatttgggcatggaggtgggtgcctgtaatcccagctactctggaggctgaggcaggagaatcgcttgaacccgggaggcagaggttacagtgagctgagattgcaccacagcactccagcctgggtgacagagcaagactccgtttaaaaaaaaaaaaaaaaggccaggcgtagtggctcacgcctgtaatcccagcactttgggaggccgaggcaggcagatcacctgaggtcaggagatcgagaccatcctagccaagatggtgaaaccccatctctactaaaaatacaaagttagccaggcatggtagcctgcacctgtagtcccagttactcgggaagctgaggcaggagaatcgcttgaacccgggaggcagaggttgcagtgagccgagatcgtgccactgcactccaacctgggcgaaactctgtctcaaaaaaaaaaaaatgttggtagTGTGGTATGGCCTCTGGATCGGGCCCCTCCAGATCCTACAGCTATCCTTTCATTTGAGAAGCCCTTATTGAGCCATGGGAGCTGGGGCCACATTTTCTCTGGATCCCCAGCATCGCCCAgtacagggcagggcagggatgcTGTATGCTGATGGATTTTACATGACATCGGCCTTTTGGAGAAAAATgcctgtgttttgtttgtttgagacagggtctcactctgtcgccaggctggagttcagtggtgcgatctcagctcactgtaacctccgcctccccggttcaagcgattctcctgcctcagccccctgagtagctgggattacaggtggccaccaccacgcccagcaaatttttgtattttcgtaaagatggggtttcgccatgtcggcgaggctggtctcgaactcctcaccacaggtgatccacctgcctcggcctcccaaagtgctgggattacagacgtgagccaccatgcccagtctactGCAGGACTATTAACTTCCAAATTACAGACAGAcaaaccgaggcacagagaggggcAGTGACTtgtcccaggccacacagcaatGGAAGCCGGAGACCTGAGCCTCCAGCTTCCCTTGGCTCCACGAGCAAAAGctcacatgtgggaattgtgCCTCTGTCTTGTGGAGGAAAACAGGAGGAAGTTCATACGCAGGGCTCAGGAATCACCTGGAAAAGATGCCGGCTTGTCGGGGgatgtgggagagagagagacaccccAAATGCATGTCCCTGTCCAGAAGATGGGGGTGAGAGATCCACGAGGGTGCCGACATGGGCTGGGGCACCCCGAGTGCTGTCCTAGCTCCGTCTGGGaggggaagtcaaggcaggctTGGTCAGAAGCCACCCAGACATGGGGCGTGAGGATGGCTTGGTCTGGTCCTGGTTTTAGGGGTCCCCTCTTAGGTTTCCAGCCACCAAGGAGATGGGTGTTACTTTAGCTGGGTCTTGGCTGCCTGAGCAGGGAGGGCCTCTCAGCTGGggtctcccctgccctcccccaagTGCACCCCATAAATGAGACAGGGTTCATGGAAACCTTGGAGGTTGCACCTGGTTCATGTCAGGCACTCAGAGCATTGCACAGGGAAGAGGCGGCTCTCCTGGACGGGGACTCTGAGGCCTACAGGACAATAGTTTCACCTGCCTTTGCTGTAGGAGAGAACGGGAAATCAGTCCCCATGGGAGAGTCCCACAGCTTAGAGTCCCCCTCACCCTCCAGCTGCCTTGAAAGCAGGCACGGAGAGAGGGCCGCCTCACAGTCCCTGACAGGCCTCTGTTCTGCCCCCGAAGGGCAGGGAAATAAAGGAACCTTAGTCCCAGGTTCAGATGCGGGAACCGAGGCCCAGAGAGTGACACTGGGCTGTGGCGAGTGGGAGACTGCTCTTGGCCGGGTCTTCTGCATCCTAGTTTCGTCCACTTCCATCCTGAAAAAGCACAAGCTTCTCCCTGTGCCTTCCCGGGCGGGTGGGGTTTGAGACTTCGTGcccactgtgcctcagtttccccacctgtcacCTCTCCGTGCCTCGGTTTCTCCATCTGTTGctgctctgtgcctcaatttccccatctgtcaGTGAGGACTGGGGTGGGGCTAAAGCACTTTATTAGTCTCACTTCCAAAGCCAAGACTCCCTGGCTTTTCTCGGAGCCCTCAGAGACAGGCAGGGCAGACATGGGACCCTGTCAGCAGCACCCAGACTCCGCGACAGGCCAATTCCAGGAGGCACAGCGGGGACCCATGTCTTCTTTCTTCCCCGGCCTGAGTTTGGGGCAGGAGTTTCCCAATGGCCCAGCTTTGCCCACTCTTCTCAGCCCCCACCTGTCCCCAGCTGGGGTCTCAGAGCGGCTTCCCTCCACCCTCTGCCCCTCGCTcgacccatctgtaaaatgggttcgTTAGCAGGACCCACCCAGCTCACAGGGCTGGCCTCAGCGTGAAAGGAGGGAACACACACAGCGCCTGGAACAGCGCCGGGAACAGCATGGGCGCTGCAGAAGTGTGGCCTATCACATGTCACTAGTGGCGTGGAATTCCCTCAGGGTTGGCTTCCCCTGGGGACCCCAGCAGCCCCTCATCCCTCAGCCCTGCCCCCTGTTGCTCCCATGGGAGTAAGAACAAAATCTGAAGTTTGTTATTAAATCGGTTCCATTTTTATTGGATTTGAACCAAATACAGCAGGATGAGGGGTGGGGGGGCTGAGGGGTCTTAGTTCAtgttgggatgggatgggatggggtggggggctcAGGGCGCTGGGAAATCCTAATATACGGATGCTCTGTGAACCCTAACCTGGCCGAGAATGCACCCCCTCCTGTCTTTGATAGGCTAAAGGCACTTGGATATCAATTTTGGGGGGCCCTTGGGGTTGTCATGGTAACCAGAGTCAGGCAGGTGCTAAGAAAAAAATTGGTTCTGCCCAATTCAGGGGTGGCGGTTGGGGTTGCACGAACTTCAGCCCTCACTCATGTCGAGCCCCCTGGGCCATCTGTACATCGTGGTGCAGGCCTGGGCCCTCCCAGCCACAGCTCAGGGAGAATGGGCCGTTGTCTCCTTCCAGCTCCTTCTGAAACTTTTGCTCAAAGCCTTCAGGGCTGAGCtggctttctctctgtttctctctggctGATCGATCTCAGAGCAGTCTTGAGGGATCCAGGATCCAAGTCAAGCCATCAAGCTCATCTGCAGGCCTGGCCTCTGAATACAGGGTAATAGGTTGGACCCTcagacccattttacagatgaggacactgatgGTCTAGGTGGTGTTCAGTCACCAGCTGAGATCACATAGCCGGGCAGGAGCAGAGCTGCTTTTGAGCCCTTCCCGCAAAGTCCTGGAGGGTCTGTCCTAACCTCTTGGTTGGCAGCCAAGCCCCTTTCTGGCTGAGGTTTTGGCCCAACAATGGTTCCTGTCCCTGCCCCCAGCAATGTCCTAACTGTCCTCCGGAGGATGTGGAGGGGAGGGGCAAGAACTGGCTGTGAGGAGGCCAGGTCACAGATGGTCCCTGTGGTCCCAGTCTGGTGACTGAATCCTTCTGCAAAACCTCAGCTCCTGCTTGTTTACCCCCCGTGACGGGGTGCCCACCATCTGCAGAGCAACCGGGCGGTGACCTCAGGGAAGCTCTTCCTTGACCTGAGCCGCAGTCGGCCTGTGACCCCAGCTTTGGTCCTGGATCTGCCCCACCTCTGCAGGTGCAGAGACCGAGCTTCCTCCATCACCTTCTCCCAAGGACCCGGGTCCAGGCCTCCCTGCAGGGTGAAGCCCTTGTTCCAGCCTTGTTCTTGTCACTACACTGCACCGCACGTAGCCGGGACCCCCGGGAACCCCCTGTGCTCTTTGGTCTCGTTCCCCACCTGAGCCACGGGTCagcagggctgggcatgatggggcCACGCTCAGGGCTTGTCTGAGGCTGGCTCAGAGGTCAGTGTATACCTAGGGGCAAAAGTCCCTCCAGTAGACCCATTTAGAAGGACACTCAGCACCCCAGAAGCCATAGTTCTGGGCCGGGGCAGGGTGGCCACCTCTCCCTTGTGGGGTGGCCCTCTCTTGCCTGCTGTTCTGGGAAGCATGTGGCAGCGGAGGGAGGCGGAGGCCTGGGGTGACGGCTCCTTCTTGTGGACAGCCCTGCTGGGCTGTAGGGAGGACGGAGGACAGGGCGTGTGGACCCCTGACTGTGACCACCGTGTGTGCTGGGTCATCAGCAAGACCTGAGCCCAGGCCCTGAGGTCGGCTGGGAGATGCTCAGCTGAGCAGGCGCTGGGGTGGGCTGTGTGTCCCAGGTGTGAGCTGTGTCTCAGTTATGCGTTGTGCCTGTCCCAGGTGTGAACTGAGCATGTCCCTGGTGTGAGCTGTGCTCTCACGAgagccctgcctgcctctgtggtCCGCTCTGGTGCCCAGGGCTTGGTTTTAGTGTCAGCTGGGTGTGAGGTGTGTGTCTCGGGTGTCAGCTGTGTGTGTCCCAGATGTGAGTTCTGTGTTCTGGGTGTGAGCTGAGTGTGTCCTGGGTGTGAGCTGTGTGTTCCAGTGTGAGCTGAGTGTGTCCTGGGTGTGAGCTGTATCCCAGGTGTGAGCTGTGTGTTCCACTGTGAGCTGTGCTTGTATCAGGTGTGAGCTGAGTGTGTCCTGGGTATGAGCTGTGTGTCCCAGGTGTGAGCTCTGTGTTCCGGGTGTGAGCTGTGTGTCCTGGGTGTGAGCTGTGTGTTCCGGGTGTGAGCTGAGTGTGTCCTGGGTATCAGCTGTGTGTCCCGGGTGTGAGCTCTGTGTTCCGGGTGTGAGCTGTGTGTTCTGGGTGTGAGCTGTGCCTGTCCCGGGTGTGAGCTGTGTGTGTCCTAGGTGTGAGCTGTGTGTCCCGGGTGTAAGCTGTGTGCGTCCTGGGTGTGAGCTGTGTGTCCCGGGTGTGAGTTGCGCCTGTCCCGGGTGTGAGCTTTGCTCTCACGAGAGCCCTGCCTGCCCCTGTGGTCAGCTCTGGTGCCTCGGGTCTGGTTTTAGTGTCGGCTGGGTGTGAGGTGTGTTTCACCTGTGTGACTGGGTTCCAGGTGTGAGTGTGTCTCTGGGTGTGAGGTGTAGGATGGCCAGGTGTGAACAATGCAGACTTTCTGCGCACCCTCCCCTTGGGGCTGTGGGGCCCTTTGTGGGACCCGGGTGTCCACCGTCTCCCCGATGCGATCTGTGTACAAAGGGCTGGGGAAGCGGAAGCCCAGGGCTTGGGGGCAGCAGTCTGGTGCCTCCTGGGTGTGAATTGCGGGCCCTGAGGATCCTGGGGTCTCTGAGCGCCCCCAGCCATCCCGGGTTGGTAGACGGGAGCCCATCCCCCCATCCTTGCAGcccgcacccccaccccccagctcAGCCACCATAGCAGGGACAGGAAGACGGGTTGAAATCTTTAGAAAACGCTTGAGAAACTGCAAAAAGACGCATGCTGATGAAAAACAGTCCTGCGGTTGGGCGTCTACAAAAAAAGGGGAAGTTCTGCCTGGGGAGCGCCGTGCAGCCGTCCCCTTCCCCTCCGGAAAATGCATAGGTGGACACGCGAGCGGCCGGCccgcgggggaggggaggggagggtccGCCCTGGGGACCCCTCAGATCATCTTCATGTTGAACTTGCGCGCGCCTCCCTGGCCCGCCGCGGCGGCCGGCCCATCCACCTTGCGGAAGGAGTACTCCACCGAGAAGTTGTTTTTGTGCTGCCCGCGGCCGCGGCTCCACACGAACAGCAGCACGAAGCAGAAGAGGACCACGCCCAGGAAGGTGATGCAGCCCATGGCGGTGGACACCAGGATGGTGGTGAGGTCGAGTGGCGCGCGCAGGGCCGCCAGCGTCTCGTTGTGGGCCTCGCCCGGGGTCCGGTTGGCGGCCGGCTCGGGGCGCACGGTCAGCGTGGCGAAGTAGGTGTCGTTGCCGCCCGCGTTGCTGGCCACGCACGTGTAGGTGCCGCTGTCCTGCGGCCGCGCGTCCTGGATCTCCAGCGTCCCCCCGGGGAGCACGCGCGCCCGGCCCGCGCTGGTGGCCGTCACCGGCCGGTGCTGGGGGGTCACCCAGGCCACGGTGGGCGCCGGCTCGCCCTCGGCGCGGCAGAGGAAGCGGATGTCTTCGCCCGCGGTGGCCGTGACGCGCTGCAGCCGCCGCTCCCGGATCTTGGGTTTGCGGCACACGAAGTACTCGAACAGCACGGAGTCCGGCAGGTTTCGCAGCGCGTCGCCGCGCACCTCGGCCGGGGTGGCGCAGGCCGGCAGCCGCCCGTCGAAGTTGAGGGTCTTGCGACGCTGCACGATCCACAGCAGGCGACAGTCGCAGGCCAGCGGGTTCCCGTCCACGCGCAGCGTCTCTAGCGTGTTCACCGAGTGGAAGGTGCTCTCCTCCAACGTGGAGAGCAGGTTGTTGGAGAGGTTGAGCAGGCGGATCTGGCGCAGGCCCAGGAAGGCCTGCGGCTCCACCACAGCCAGCAGGGCCCCGGCCAGGTGCAGCTCGCGCAGGCGGACCAGGTCCCGGAACGACCCCCGCGGCACCGTGCTGATGGGGTTGTGCGACAGATTGAGGCAGGTGAGGTGCGCCTGCTGCCGCAGCGCGGCGGCCGGCACGGCGGTGATGTTGGTGTGGGTGACCGACAGCGAGGTCAGGTTCAGGCCCCGCAGGCTGCCCGCCGCCACCTCCTCCAGCAGCGGCCAGTTGTCAATCTCCAGGTGCAGCAGCCCGGGCAGCCTGCGGAAGTTCTGGTCCTCCAGGGAGGCGATGGCCAGGTGGCGCAGCCGCAGGGCGCCCAGGCCGCGCAGATGGCCCAGCGACTCCCCGGACAGAGCCGTGAGGTTGCAGCGCTCCAGGGTCAGCTCCTCCAGGGCCAGCAGCCCCGCGAAGGCGCGGCGCGAGATGAACACCAGGTCGTTGTCGCCCACTTCCAGCCGGCGCAGGCTGTGCAGGTCCTGGAAAGTGTAGTCCAGCAGGATTACCAGCTTGTTCTCGCTCAGGTCCAGCAGCGTGAGGTTGTCCAGGCGCGTGAAGACCCCGGGCGGGATGAGCTTCAGCTGGTTGCCACGGAGACGCAGGACGCGCAGGCGCGGCAGGTTGGCGAAGGCGCCGGGCTCCACGTGCGCGATGGCGTTCTCGCTCAGGTCCAGCTCCTCCAGCGCGGGCAGCGCGGCCAGGTCGCCCGGGTTCAGGCAGCGGATGCGGTTGCGGCTGAGCTCCAGCAGGCGCGTCTCGGCCGGGATGCCGTCGGGCACGGCGGTCAGGCGGCGGCGCGTGCAGGCCACGGCGCGGGTCTGCGCGGTGCACTCGCAGCGGGCCGGGCAGCCTCCAGCCGGGGGCGGCGCCGCGGGcagcaggagcaggggcaggctCAGGACGCACAGCCAGCAGGTCATGGTGCGGAGCGTGGGCCTAGGGCCGCGCCACCATCCTCCTGCGCACCTGCGGGCGGGCGGGGAGCGGGCAGCGTTAGCACCGTTAGCACCGAGCCCCCCTCCGCGGCGCCTCTGCCCCCAGCCCGCCCCTAACCCGTCCCAGCACGGCGGCTCGctcctgtaagcccagcattttgggaggctgagatgggagaattgcttgagttcaaa from Gorilla gorilla gorilla isolate KB3781 chromosome 20, NHGRI_mGorGor1-v2.1_pri, whole genome shotgun sequence encodes:
- the LINGO3 gene encoding leucine-rich repeat and immunoglobulin-like domain-containing nogo receptor-interacting protein 3 — its product is MTCWLCVLSLPLLLLPAAPPPAGGCPARCECTAQTRAVACTRRRLTAVPDGIPAETRLLELSRNRIRCLNPGDLAALPALEELDLSENAIAHVEPGAFANLPRLRVLRLRGNQLKLIPPGVFTRLDNLTLLDLSENKLVILLDYTFQDLHSLRRLEVGDNDLVFISRRAFAGLLALEELTLERCNLTALSGESLGHLRGLGALRLRHLAIASLEDQNFRRLPGLLHLEIDNWPLLEEVAAGSLRGLNLTSLSVTHTNITAVPAAALRQQAHLTCLNLSHNPISTVPRGSFRDLVRLRELHLAGALLAVVEPQAFLGLRQIRLLNLSNNLLSTLEESTFHSVNTLETLRVDGNPLACDCRLLWIVQRRKTLNFDGRLPACATPAEVRGDALRNLPDSVLFEYFVCRKPKIRERRLQRVTATAGEDIRFLCRAEGEPAPTVAWVTPQHRPVTATSAGRARVLPGGTLEIQDARPQDSGTYTCVASNAGGNDTYFATLTVRPEPAANRTPGEAHNETLAALRAPLDLTTILVSTAMGCITFLGVVLFCFVLLFVWSRGRGQHKNNFSVEYSFRKVDGPAAAAGQGGARKFNMKMI